One segment of Mycobacterium spongiae DNA contains the following:
- a CDS encoding molybdenum cofactor biosynthesis protein MoaE, whose product MTRVLRATVTEAPISLAEHEDLVSHESAGAIVGFVGAIRDHDGGRQVSRLEYSAHPTAAQVLADVVAEVAAESNGVRAVAASHRIGVLTIGDAALVAAVAADHRQAAFATCAQLVETIKARLPVWKHQFFADGTEEWVGSA is encoded by the coding sequence ATGACACGGGTTCTGCGCGCAACCGTGACCGAGGCGCCTATCTCTCTGGCCGAGCACGAGGACTTGGTCAGCCATGAGTCGGCCGGTGCGATTGTCGGCTTCGTCGGCGCTATCCGCGACCACGACGGCGGACGCCAGGTTTCGCGGCTGGAGTACTCCGCGCACCCGACCGCCGCTCAAGTCCTCGCCGATGTCGTCGCCGAGGTGGCCGCGGAGTCCAACGGTGTCCGTGCGGTCGCGGCTAGCCACCGCATCGGCGTCCTGACGATCGGCGACGCCGCATTGGTGGCTGCGGTCGCCGCCGATCATCGGCAGGCCGCTTTTGCCACCTGTGCCCAACTGGTCGAGACGATCAAGGCACGGCTTCCGGTCTGGAAGCATCAGTTCTTCGCCGACGGGACCGAAGAATGGGTGGGCTCGGCCTGA
- a CDS encoding DNA repair helicase XPB, with translation MTDGPLIVQSDKTVLLEVDHEQAGAARAAIAPFAELERAPEHVHTYRITPLALWNARAAGHDAEQVVDALVCFSRYAVPQPLLVDIVDTMARYGRLQLVKNPAHGLTLVSLDRAVLEEVLRNKKIAPMLGARIDTDTVVVHPSERGRVKQLLLKIGWPAEDIAGYVDGEAHPISLRQDDWQLRDYQQLAADSFWAGGSGVVVLPCGAGKTLVGAAAMAKAGATTLILVTNIVAARQWKRELVARTSLTEEEIGEFSGERKEIRPVTISTYQMITRRTKGEYRHLELFDSRDWGLIIYDEVHLLPAPVFRMTADLQSKRRLGLTATLIREDGREGDVFSLIGPKRYDAPWKDIEAQGWIAPAECVEVRVTMTDNERMMYATAEPEERYRLCSTVHTKIAVVKSILQNHPGEQTLVIGAYLDQLDELGAELNAPVIQGSTKTKEREALFDAFRREEVSTLVVSKVANFSIDLPEAAVAVQVSGTFGSRQEEAQRLGRLLRPKADGGGATFYSIVARDSLDAEYASHRQRFLAEQGYGYIIRDADDLLGPAI, from the coding sequence GTGACCGACGGACCGTTGATCGTGCAGTCTGACAAGACGGTGTTGCTTGAAGTGGATCACGAGCAAGCCGGTGCCGCGCGCGCGGCCATCGCGCCGTTCGCCGAGCTGGAGCGCGCGCCCGAGCACGTGCACACCTACCGCATCACGCCGCTGGCGCTGTGGAACGCACGCGCCGCCGGCCATGACGCCGAGCAAGTCGTCGACGCGCTGGTCTGTTTCTCCCGGTACGCGGTGCCGCAGCCACTGCTGGTTGACATCGTCGACACCATGGCCCGCTACGGCAGGCTGCAGTTGGTCAAGAATCCCGCGCACGGTCTGACGCTGGTGAGCCTGGACCGCGCGGTGCTCGAGGAGGTGTTGCGCAACAAGAAGATCGCGCCGATGCTCGGTGCCCGGATCGACACCGACACCGTCGTGGTCCACCCGAGCGAACGGGGCAGGGTCAAGCAGCTGCTGCTCAAGATCGGTTGGCCCGCTGAGGATATTGCTGGCTATGTCGATGGCGAGGCACATCCGATCAGCCTGCGCCAGGATGATTGGCAGCTGCGCGACTACCAGCAGCTGGCGGCGGACTCGTTCTGGGCCGGCGGCTCCGGAGTAGTAGTGCTGCCCTGCGGGGCAGGTAAGACGCTGGTCGGCGCTGCCGCGATGGCCAAAGCCGGCGCAACAACCTTGATCCTGGTTACCAATATCGTCGCGGCCCGCCAATGGAAACGCGAGCTGGTGGCCCGCACCTCGCTGACCGAGGAAGAGATCGGCGAATTCTCGGGCGAGCGCAAGGAGATTCGGCCAGTCACCATTTCGACCTACCAGATGATCACGCGTCGCACCAAGGGTGAGTACCGCCACCTGGAGCTCTTCGACAGCCGCGACTGGGGACTGATCATCTACGACGAGGTGCATCTGCTGCCGGCACCGGTGTTCCGCATGACCGCCGACCTGCAATCGAAACGACGGCTGGGACTTACGGCTACATTGATCCGCGAGGATGGGCGCGAGGGCGACGTGTTCTCCTTGATCGGCCCGAAGCGCTATGACGCTCCGTGGAAGGACATCGAGGCGCAGGGCTGGATCGCGCCGGCGGAGTGCGTCGAAGTCAGGGTGACGATGACCGACAACGAGCGGATGATGTACGCAACCGCCGAACCCGAGGAGCGCTACCGCCTGTGTTCGACCGTGCACACCAAAATTGCTGTGGTCAAGTCGATTCTGCAGAACCATCCCGGTGAGCAGACGCTGGTTATCGGCGCATACCTGGACCAACTCGACGAGCTGGGAGCGGAGTTGAACGCTCCGGTGATTCAAGGGTCGACAAAAACCAAGGAGCGTGAGGCTCTGTTCGACGCGTTCCGTCGCGAGGAGGTGTCCACGCTCGTCGTGTCCAAGGTCGCAAACTTTTCCATCGACTTGCCGGAAGCAGCTGTAGCGGTGCAGGTTTCAGGAACCTTCGGTTCGCGTCAAGAGGAGGCACAACGGCTCGGCCGCTTGCTACGGCCCAAGGCCGATGGCGGCGGCGCCACCTTCTACTCCATCGTGGCCCGCGACAGCCTCGATGCCGAGTATGCCTCGCATCGGCAGCGATTCCTCGCCGAGCAAGGCTATGGCTACATTATCCGCGATGCCGACGACCTACTCGGCCCAGCGATCTAG
- a CDS encoding transglycosylase family protein → MSGRHRKPTTSNVSVAKIAFTGAVLGGGSLAMAGQAAAATDGEWDRVASCESGGNWAINTGNGYHGGLQFSQSTWASHGGDEYAPAAQLATREQQIAVAERVLATQGRGAWPVCGGGLSAATPREVLPPPGPMDAPLGAPIIGEPGPLAPPPPDGPPPADIAPPADAPMDVQPVGIDLPAPQAPPADPAPAPPEDLPPAPADLAPAPPADLPPAPPEDLPPAPADLAPAAPADLPPAPPEDLPPAPADLAPAAPADLPPAPPEDLPPAPADLAPAPPADLPPAPPEDLPPAPADLVPAAPADLPPAPADLAPAPPADLPPAPPADLAPAPPADLPSASAAPEINPDLGLPQAGPEPADAAPPVPGEGTDPQVEIHEASTVAYTKRLWQAIRTHDVAGNDALDALVAPPAVC, encoded by the coding sequence ATGAGTGGACGTCACCGCAAGCCCACCACCTCGAACGTCAGCGTCGCCAAGATCGCCTTTACCGGCGCTGTGCTTGGCGGCGGCAGCCTCGCCATGGCCGGTCAAGCGGCCGCGGCCACCGACGGCGAATGGGACCGGGTCGCAAGTTGCGAGTCCGGGGGCAATTGGGCGATCAACACCGGCAACGGGTACCACGGCGGCCTTCAATTCTCCCAAAGCACTTGGGCCTCACATGGCGGCGACGAGTATGCCCCGGCAGCCCAGCTGGCCACCCGGGAGCAGCAGATTGCCGTCGCGGAGCGCGTGCTGGCGACACAAGGGCGCGGTGCCTGGCCGGTATGCGGTGGCGGTCTCTCGGCTGCGACGCCACGCGAGGTCCTTCCGCCGCCGGGACCGATGGATGCGCCGCTGGGCGCACCTATCATCGGTGAGCCGGGACCGTTGGCACCACCTCCCCCAGATGGGCCGCCCCCGGCGGACATCGCACCTCCCGCCGATGCTCCGATGGACGTTCAACCGGTCGGCATCGATCTACCTGCGCCGCAGGCACCTCCCGCCGACCCGGCGCCAGCGCCCCCGGAGGACTTACCACCGGCACCGGCAGACCTGGCCCCCGCCCCACCGGCGGACCTACCACCGGCACCCCCAGAAGACCTACCACCAGCACCCGCCGACCTGGCCCCCGCCGCACCAGCGGACCTACCACCGGCACCCCCAGAAGACCTACCACCAGCACCCGCCGACCTGGCCCCCGCCGCACCAGCGGACCTACCACCGGCACCCCCAGAAGACCTACCACCAGCACCCGCCGACCTGGCCCCCGCCCCACCGGCGGACCTACCACCGGCACCCCCAGAAGACCTACCACCAGCACCCGCCGACCTGGTTCCTGCCGCACCAGCGGACCTACCACCGGCACCGGCAGACCTGGCCCCCGCCCCACCAGCGGACCTACCACCGGCACCCCCAGCGGACCTGGCCCCCGCCCCACCGGCGGACCTGCCCTCAGCATCCGCCGCCCCGGAGATCAACCCAGACTTGGGGCTACCGCAGGCAGGCCCCGAGCCCGCTGACGCGGCGCCACCGGTTCCCGGCGAGGGCACCGATCCACAGGTCGAGATCCACGAGGCCTCGACCGTCGCGTACACGAAGAGACTGTGGCAGGCGATCCGGACGCACGACGTCGCCGGCAACGACGCGTTGGACGCACTCGTCGCGCCACCCGCCGTCTGCTGA
- a CDS encoding LLM class F420-dependent oxidoreductase, with product MRFGLFIPQGWRMDLVGIEPAEHWAVMRGLAAYADQGAWDSLWVYDHFHTVPVPTSEATHEAWSLMAAYAATTSRIKLGQMCTAMSYRNPVYLAKVAATTEIISGGRIQMGIGGGWYEHEWRAYGYGFPSAGVRLARLDEGVQIMRAAWRDGEVSFDGKHYQVDGAIVAPKPLQDGGIPLWIAGGGEKVTLRIAAKYAQYTNFAPEPTAFAHKSDVLARHCQEQGTDFDAIVRSANFTTLVGTSEADVKDRLQRVRDRMVGYVPEAVADAMIAGGAGPDSATGTVEQVIERITKIRDLGCEYAICYFPEAAYDRSGIELFEREVIPALS from the coding sequence ATGCGATTTGGACTCTTCATTCCGCAAGGCTGGCGAATGGACCTCGTTGGCATCGAGCCCGCGGAGCACTGGGCCGTGATGCGCGGCCTGGCTGCTTACGCCGATCAAGGGGCCTGGGACTCCCTGTGGGTTTACGACCATTTCCATACCGTGCCGGTGCCGACGAGCGAAGCCACCCACGAGGCCTGGTCGCTGATGGCGGCGTACGCGGCGACCACATCGCGGATCAAGCTCGGTCAGATGTGCACGGCGATGAGTTACCGCAACCCTGTCTACCTGGCCAAGGTGGCAGCGACCACGGAGATCATCTCGGGCGGCCGGATCCAGATGGGTATCGGCGGAGGCTGGTACGAACACGAGTGGCGGGCCTATGGCTACGGGTTTCCGTCGGCCGGGGTGCGGTTGGCCCGGCTGGACGAAGGTGTGCAGATCATGCGCGCCGCCTGGCGCGACGGCGAAGTCAGCTTCGACGGTAAGCACTACCAAGTGGACGGTGCGATCGTTGCCCCGAAGCCGTTGCAGGACGGCGGCATTCCCCTGTGGATTGCCGGCGGCGGCGAGAAGGTCACGCTGCGTATCGCGGCAAAGTACGCGCAATACACGAACTTCGCGCCCGAGCCCACCGCGTTCGCCCACAAGTCGGATGTGCTGGCGCGGCACTGCCAGGAGCAGGGCACGGACTTCGACGCCATTGTGCGCTCGGCCAATTTCACCACTCTCGTCGGGACTTCGGAAGCCGACGTCAAAGACCGGCTACAGCGGGTACGTGACCGAATGGTCGGCTACGTACCCGAGGCGGTGGCGGATGCCATGATCGCCGGTGGCGCTGGCCCCGACTCGGCCACCGGCACCGTGGAACAGGTGATCGAGCGGATCACCAAGATTCGTGATCTCGGCTGCGAATACGCGATCTGCTACTTCCCGGAGGCCGCCTACGACCGCTCGGGCATCGAATTGTTCGAACGTGAAGTGATTCCGGCATTGAGCTAG
- a CDS encoding putative quinol monooxygenase, whose product MPVTVTLELRIKPDEVSAAREVLGRALVDTRAFAGNLKTDVLVNSDDETHWLVYELWESVEHDEAYRRFRAGEGQLTELPPLLAAPPVKIRYATTDI is encoded by the coding sequence ATGCCGGTCACCGTGACCCTGGAACTCAGGATAAAGCCCGACGAGGTCTCCGCGGCTCGTGAAGTATTGGGCCGTGCACTGGTGGACACCCGGGCCTTCGCGGGGAACCTCAAGACCGACGTACTCGTCAACTCGGATGACGAAACGCACTGGCTCGTCTACGAACTCTGGGAATCGGTCGAGCACGACGAGGCCTACCGCAGATTTCGCGCCGGCGAAGGCCAGCTCACGGAGCTTCCGCCACTGCTAGCCGCGCCCCCCGTCAAGATCAGGTACGCCACCACCGACATCTGA
- a CDS encoding helicase-associated domain-containing protein, with amino-acid sequence MTEHTPDIPLGSWLADLPDERLIRLLELRPDLAQPPPGSIAALAARAQARQSVKAATDELDFLRLAILDALLVLQADTAPVPITKVLSLVGDRAAHTDVIDALDDLKQRALAWGDATVRVAADAGTALPWHQGQVTLEESSRTADQINELLAALTQSQRDVLEKLLAGSPIGRTRDAAPGAQPDRPVPQLLSMGLLRRIDAETVILPRHVGQVLRGEQPGPMQLTAPDPVVSATTEADVDAAAAGAAIDLLRELDVLFDTLGTAPVAELRSGGLGVREIKRLAKTTGIDEPRLGLILELAAAAGLIAGGMPDPEPSHGEGPFWAPTVTADRFTAASPAERWHWLASTWLDLPGRPALIGSRGPDAKPYAALSDSLFSTAAPLDRRLLLGILAELPAGSGVDAHRASAALIWRRPRWARRLQPRPVADLLAEAHALGLVGRGAISTPGRAFLRETADPAAITAAMTTALPKPIDHFLVQADLTVVVPGPLERDLAEDLATVATVESAGAAMVYRVSEQSIRHGLDVGKTPDWMHTFFTNRSRTAVPQGLTYLIDDVARRHGQLRIGMAASFVRCEDPALLAQAVSAPAAEELQLRTLAPTVAVSPAPIGEVLAVLRSAGLSPAAEDSTGAIVDVRTRGARVPPPQQQRRPYRTTPRPSNETLNAIVAVLRTVTTAPFGNTRVDPTVIMSLLQRAASERATLVVGYLDAAGVATQRVLSPVAVRGGQLAAFDSASGRLRDFAIHRITSVSSFDDQ; translated from the coding sequence ATGACCGAACACACCCCGGATATCCCGCTGGGGTCCTGGCTGGCCGACTTGCCCGACGAGCGGCTCATCCGGCTATTGGAGCTGCGGCCGGACCTTGCCCAACCGCCGCCGGGAAGCATCGCCGCACTGGCGGCTCGCGCCCAGGCCCGGCAATCGGTCAAGGCTGCCACCGACGAGCTCGACTTTCTGCGCCTGGCGATCCTTGACGCACTGCTGGTGCTACAGGCCGATACCGCGCCGGTGCCGATCACCAAAGTGCTGTCGTTGGTGGGCGACCGCGCCGCCCACACCGACGTGATCGACGCGCTCGATGACCTCAAGCAACGAGCGCTGGCCTGGGGCGACGCGACCGTTCGGGTCGCCGCCGATGCAGGCACGGCGCTGCCGTGGCACCAGGGTCAAGTCACACTCGAGGAAAGTTCGCGCACCGCGGATCAGATCAACGAATTACTTGCCGCGCTGACGCAATCGCAGCGCGACGTGCTCGAGAAGTTGCTCGCGGGGTCCCCGATTGGCCGTACTCGCGACGCCGCGCCGGGCGCGCAACCGGACCGGCCGGTGCCGCAACTCTTGTCGATGGGCCTGCTGCGGCGGATCGACGCCGAGACCGTGATCCTGCCACGCCACGTCGGTCAGGTGCTGCGGGGCGAGCAACCTGGTCCGATGCAGCTGACGGCGCCCGACCCGGTAGTCTCCGCCACCACCGAAGCCGACGTCGATGCTGCCGCTGCCGGAGCCGCCATCGACCTGCTGCGCGAACTCGACGTGCTGTTCGACACTCTTGGCACCGCACCCGTTGCCGAACTGCGCAGCGGCGGACTCGGCGTTCGCGAAATCAAACGGCTGGCCAAGACGACCGGCATCGACGAGCCGCGCCTGGGTCTGATCCTCGAGCTCGCGGCCGCGGCCGGATTGATCGCCGGCGGCATGCCGGACCCGGAACCGTCGCACGGCGAGGGGCCTTTTTGGGCACCAACCGTAACCGCCGATCGATTCACGGCAGCATCACCGGCCGAGCGGTGGCACTGGTTAGCCAGCACGTGGCTGGACCTTCCGGGCCGGCCGGCCTTGATCGGTAGTCGCGGCCCTGACGCCAAACCCTATGCCGCCCTGTCGGACTCGCTGTTCTCGACAGCAGCGCCGCTGGATCGTCGACTACTGCTGGGCATACTCGCCGAGTTGCCGGCCGGCTCCGGTGTTGATGCGCACCGGGCGTCGGCGGCGCTGATCTGGCGCCGCCCACGGTGGGCCCGCCGCCTCCAGCCGCGACCCGTCGCGGACCTCCTGGCCGAGGCCCACGCGCTGGGCTTGGTAGGACGGGGGGCGATCAGCACGCCCGGCCGCGCATTCCTGCGAGAAACGGCCGATCCCGCGGCCATCACTGCCGCGATGACCACAGCACTACCCAAACCGATCGACCACTTCCTGGTGCAGGCCGACCTCACCGTCGTGGTTCCAGGGCCGCTGGAGCGCGATCTCGCCGAAGACCTGGCCACCGTCGCGACTGTCGAATCGGCCGGCGCTGCGATGGTCTACCGGGTCAGCGAGCAATCCATCCGACATGGTCTCGATGTCGGAAAGACGCCCGACTGGATGCATACGTTTTTCACCAATCGTTCTAGGACCGCCGTGCCGCAGGGGCTTACGTACCTGATCGATGACGTAGCCCGTCGGCATGGCCAGCTGCGGATCGGCATGGCCGCGTCCTTTGTGCGATGCGAGGATCCGGCTCTACTGGCCCAGGCGGTGTCGGCGCCCGCGGCCGAAGAATTGCAGCTACGCACTCTGGCTCCCACGGTCGCAGTGTCTCCCGCACCGATCGGCGAAGTTCTTGCGGTGTTGCGGAGCGCGGGCCTTTCCCCGGCTGCCGAAGATTCCACGGGCGCCATCGTTGACGTCCGCACCCGCGGTGCCCGGGTGCCGCCGCCGCAGCAGCAGCGTCGGCCATATCGCACAACACCGCGCCCAAGCAACGAAACCCTGAACGCAATCGTCGCTGTGCTGCGCACGGTGACCACCGCTCCGTTCGGCAACACCCGCGTCGATCCCACGGTCATCATGTCCTTGCTGCAACGCGCGGCGTCCGAACGGGCGACGCTGGTGGTCGGCTACCTCGACGCCGCCGGTGTGGCGACCCAGCGAGTGCTTTCCCCGGTCGCCGTCCGGGGTGGTCAGCTGGCGGCGTTCGATTCGGCATCCGGGCGGCTGCGTGACTTCGCGATACACCGCATCACGTCGGTGTCGTCGTTCGACGACCAATAA
- a CDS encoding TetR/AcrR family transcriptional regulator yields the protein MSRPKSDTRTRIQDVARELFWRQGVHRTSLQDIADELGITKPALYYHFASREDLVRSTLVPLIEEGERFVADQESLGDTDSRALLEGYFDFLYGRRQDLMLVLSEPTMLADLGLVDNVLAWRDRLGKLLFGPRPTLAQATRAAVAFGGLHDCCVQFPDAPYEELRACSVEAALGALGESPPR from the coding sequence GTGAGTAGACCCAAGTCAGACACCAGAACCCGCATCCAAGACGTCGCGCGGGAGCTGTTCTGGCGTCAAGGCGTGCACCGCACCAGCCTGCAGGACATCGCTGATGAACTGGGGATTACCAAGCCGGCGTTGTACTACCACTTCGCATCGCGGGAAGATTTGGTGCGCAGCACTCTGGTGCCGCTGATCGAGGAAGGCGAGCGATTCGTCGCCGACCAGGAAAGCCTCGGGGATACCGATTCCCGGGCGTTGCTGGAGGGCTATTTCGACTTCCTCTACGGACGCCGCCAGGACCTCATGCTGGTGTTGTCCGAACCGACAATGCTGGCCGACCTCGGCCTGGTCGACAATGTGCTGGCGTGGCGTGACCGGCTTGGCAAGTTGCTGTTCGGCCCGCGGCCGACTCTCGCCCAAGCCACCCGGGCGGCGGTCGCGTTCGGCGGCTTGCACGACTGTTGCGTGCAGTTTCCGGACGCGCCGTACGAGGAGCTGCGGGCGTGCTCGGTGGAAGCCGCGCTCGGCGCGTTGGGCGAGTCGCCGCCGCGCTAG
- a CDS encoding FAD-dependent monooxygenase, with product MRILISGASIAGPVLAYWLTRYGFDVTVVERAPQLRKTGGHAVDLFRPAMEITKKMGVLPHVEALATGTTQLTIHREGSQRASQVDVTKLVAVTSDRHVEVMRDDLSEVYYSAGRDDVEYLFGDSITAISPDGDVTFERAAPCRFDVVVGADGLHSNVRRLVFGEHAARTQYLGGYLAVLSVPKTLARDGASVTHIGVGRLAMAYTAQPLDDARAAFMFRSKDELHYHYRDVPRQKELLGDAVAGMHPQVDRWLEEIDRTPAFYFDSITQLQMDTWSRGRVTLVGDAGYCPGPAVGGSTSLAVFGAYVLAGELAQAGGDFARAFAAYERQMAEPVLRSRAFARTMAKRWVPGSTAGVWALTRGAQLISVLPSGLSRAIAKQNAKGVRPFDAMHVKEYGTPVAG from the coding sequence ATGCGGATTCTGATCTCCGGGGCCAGCATCGCCGGCCCCGTCCTGGCTTACTGGCTCACCCGGTACGGGTTCGATGTCACCGTCGTGGAACGCGCTCCGCAATTGCGCAAGACCGGTGGCCACGCCGTCGACCTGTTCCGGCCGGCCATGGAGATCACCAAAAAGATGGGCGTGCTGCCCCACGTCGAAGCCCTGGCCACCGGGACCACCCAGCTGACCATCCATCGCGAAGGCAGCCAACGTGCATCGCAGGTCGACGTCACCAAATTGGTGGCCGTCACCTCCGACCGCCACGTGGAAGTGATGCGGGACGACCTCAGCGAGGTCTACTACTCTGCCGGCCGCGACGATGTCGAGTACCTGTTCGGGGACTCGATCACAGCCATCTCCCCCGACGGCGATGTCACCTTCGAGCGCGCTGCGCCATGCAGGTTCGACGTCGTGGTCGGTGCCGACGGACTGCATTCGAATGTGCGTCGGCTGGTGTTCGGCGAACACGCCGCGCGCACCCAGTACCTGGGCGGATACCTGGCCGTCCTGTCGGTGCCGAAAACGCTGGCGCGCGACGGAGCGTCCGTCACCCATATCGGCGTTGGCCGCTTGGCCATGGCCTACACCGCGCAACCCCTGGACGACGCCCGTGCGGCGTTCATGTTCCGCAGCAAAGACGAACTCCACTACCACTATCGAGATGTCCCGCGGCAGAAGGAATTACTGGGCGACGCAGTTGCCGGGATGCATCCGCAGGTGGACCGCTGGCTCGAAGAGATCGACCGCACACCGGCGTTCTACTTCGACTCGATCACCCAGCTGCAGATGGACACCTGGTCGCGGGGGCGCGTCACCCTCGTCGGTGACGCCGGCTACTGCCCGGGGCCCGCGGTCGGCGGCAGCACCAGCCTCGCAGTGTTCGGCGCCTACGTACTCGCCGGCGAACTGGCGCAAGCCGGTGGCGACTTTGCGCGTGCGTTCGCCGCCTACGAACGTCAGATGGCCGAGCCCGTGCTCCGTAGCCGCGCCTTTGCACGCACAATGGCCAAGCGCTGGGTCCCCGGCTCCACAGCCGGAGTCTGGGCGCTGACTCGTGGAGCACAGTTGATCTCGGTGCTACCCTCCGGGCTCTCCAGAGCGATCGCGAAGCAGAACGCCAAAGGTGTGCGCCCGTTCGACGCGATGCACGTCAAGGAGTACGGCACGCCAGTTGCTGGCTAG
- the moaC gene encoding cyclic pyranopterin monophosphate synthase MoaC, whose amino-acid sequence MARASRASESPGARESGEQSPGALSHLDERGAAHMVDVTEKGATKRTAVAAGALRTTAQVVSLISTGGLPKGDALATARVAGILAAKRTSDLIPLCHQLALTGVDVDFKVAEAAIEITATVRSTDRTGVEMEALTAVSVAALTLYDMIKAVDAAARIDDIRVLHKEGGRSGTWSRR is encoded by the coding sequence ATGGCCAGGGCTTCCAGGGCATCCGAGTCGCCGGGGGCGCGTGAGTCGGGCGAGCAGAGCCCGGGCGCGCTGTCGCACCTCGATGAGCGAGGTGCCGCACACATGGTTGATGTCACCGAGAAGGGGGCCACAAAGCGCACCGCCGTTGCCGCGGGCGCGTTACGCACCACGGCCCAGGTGGTTTCGCTGATATCGACTGGCGGATTGCCCAAAGGCGATGCGCTGGCTACCGCACGGGTCGCGGGCATACTCGCTGCCAAACGCACCAGCGACTTGATTCCACTGTGTCATCAGCTCGCGCTGACCGGCGTTGACGTCGACTTCAAGGTCGCGGAGGCCGCTATCGAGATCACCGCGACCGTCCGCAGCACCGACCGAACGGGCGTTGAGATGGAGGCGCTGACGGCCGTGAGCGTGGCGGCCTTGACTCTCTACGACATGATCAAAGCGGTCGACGCGGCGGCGCGCATCGACGACATTCGGGTACTTCACAAAGAGGGCGGCCGCAGCGGAACCTGGTCACGGCGATGA
- a CDS encoding MoaD/ThiS family protein, translated as MTQAPSESAGIQVTVRYFAAARAAAGADSEVVALRPGATVAELVDGLALRDERLAAVLSRCSYLCDGIAVRSNDIALSGGVTIDVLPPFAGG; from the coding sequence ATGACGCAAGCACCCAGCGAATCCGCCGGAATTCAGGTGACCGTCCGCTACTTCGCGGCGGCCCGGGCAGCGGCGGGTGCGGACTCGGAGGTGGTCGCGCTGCGGCCCGGCGCCACGGTCGCCGAGCTGGTGGATGGCCTGGCGTTGCGCGATGAGCGCCTCGCGGCGGTGCTGAGTCGATGCTCCTACCTCTGCGATGGGATTGCCGTGCGCAGCAATGACATAGCGCTGTCGGGGGGCGTCACGATCGATGTCCTGCCCCCCTTCGCAGGCGGCTGA
- a CDS encoding MogA/MoaB family molybdenum cofactor biosynthesis protein: MSTRSASIVIASTRASAGVYTDVCGPIIAAWLEERGFSPVKLMVVADGEAVGAALRDAVDARSDVVITSGGTGISPTDRTPEQTMEVLDHTIPGLADAIRRSGLPKVPTSVLSRGVCGVAGRTMIINLPGSPGGVRDGLGVLADVLDHALAQLAGEDHQR, from the coding sequence ATGAGCACCCGATCGGCCAGCATCGTCATCGCCTCTACCCGCGCATCGGCTGGTGTCTACACCGATGTTTGCGGCCCCATCATCGCTGCCTGGCTCGAGGAGCGGGGGTTCTCACCTGTCAAGCTCATGGTGGTCGCTGACGGGGAAGCGGTCGGTGCGGCGTTGCGCGACGCGGTAGATGCTCGATCCGACGTCGTTATCACCTCCGGCGGTACCGGCATCTCGCCCACCGATCGCACTCCGGAGCAGACCATGGAGGTGCTGGACCACACGATCCCCGGGCTAGCCGACGCGATCCGCAGGTCGGGTCTGCCGAAGGTGCCGACGTCGGTGCTGTCGCGCGGGGTGTGTGGCGTGGCCGGCCGGACCATGATCATCAATCTGCCGGGTTCGCCGGGCGGGGTCCGCGACGGTCTCGGAGTGCTCGCCGATGTACTGGACCACGCTCTCGCGCAACTCGCCGGAGAAGATCACCAACGATGA